One region of Streptomyces leeuwenhoekii genomic DNA includes:
- the mshC gene encoding cysteine--1-D-myo-inosityl 2-amino-2-deoxy-alpha-D-glucopyranoside ligase, with protein MHAWPASEVPALPGQGRDLRIHDTATGGLVTLDPGPVARIYVCGITPYDATHMGHAATYNAFDLVQRVWLDTKRQVHYVQNVTDVDDPLLERAERDGVDWSALAEKETALFREDMTALRMLPPRHYIGAVEAIPGIVPLVERLRDLGAAYELEGDIYFSVESDPHFGRVSNLDAAAMRLLSAERGGDPDRPGKKNPLDPMLWMAARDGEPSWDGGSLGRGRPGWHIECVAIALDHLGMGFDVQGGGSDLVFPHHEMGASHAQALTGEFPMARAYVHAGMVGLDGEKMSKSKGNLVFVSALRREGVDPAAIRLTLLAHHYRADWEWTDQVLQDAVARLGRWRSAVSRPDGPPADALVEEIRDALADDLDAPAALAAVDRWAALQHQTGGTDTGAPGLVSRAVDALLGVAL; from the coding sequence ATGCATGCCTGGCCCGCTTCCGAGGTCCCCGCCCTGCCTGGTCAGGGCCGCGACCTGAGGATCCACGACACCGCGACCGGCGGCCTCGTCACCCTCGACCCCGGTCCCGTCGCCCGTATCTACGTCTGCGGCATCACGCCGTACGACGCCACCCACATGGGGCACGCGGCGACCTACAACGCGTTCGACCTCGTGCAGCGCGTGTGGCTCGACACCAAGCGGCAGGTCCACTACGTCCAGAACGTCACCGACGTCGACGACCCCCTCCTGGAGCGGGCCGAGCGCGACGGCGTCGACTGGAGCGCCCTCGCCGAGAAGGAGACCGCCCTCTTCCGCGAGGACATGACGGCGCTGCGCATGCTGCCGCCCCGGCACTACATAGGCGCCGTGGAGGCCATACCCGGCATCGTGCCGCTCGTGGAGCGGCTGCGGGACCTCGGCGCCGCCTACGAACTCGAAGGCGACATCTACTTCTCCGTCGAGTCCGACCCCCACTTCGGCCGGGTCTCGAACCTGGACGCCGCCGCGATGCGGCTGCTGTCCGCCGAGCGCGGTGGCGACCCGGACCGGCCGGGCAAGAAGAACCCGCTCGACCCGATGCTCTGGATGGCGGCCCGCGACGGCGAGCCGAGCTGGGACGGCGGCTCCCTCGGCCGCGGCCGGCCCGGCTGGCACATCGAGTGCGTGGCCATCGCCCTCGACCACCTCGGCATGGGCTTCGACGTCCAGGGCGGCGGCTCCGACCTCGTCTTCCCGCACCACGAGATGGGCGCCTCGCACGCCCAGGCGCTCACCGGCGAGTTCCCCATGGCCCGGGCGTACGTGCACGCCGGCATGGTCGGCCTCGACGGCGAGAAGATGTCCAAGTCCAAGGGCAACCTGGTCTTCGTCTCGGCGCTGCGGCGCGAGGGCGTCGACCCCGCCGCCATCCGCCTGACGCTGCTCGCCCACCACTACCGCGCCGACTGGGAGTGGACCGACCAGGTGCTCCAGGACGCCGTCGCCCGCCTCGGCCGCTGGCGCTCGGCGGTGTCCCGGCCCGACGGGCCGCCCGCCGACGCGCTGGTGGAGGAGATCCGCGACGCCCTCGCCGACGACCTGGACGCCCCGGCCGCGCTCGCCGCGGTCGACCGCTGGGCCGCCCTCCAGCACCAGACCGGCGGCACGGACACGGGCGCGCCCGGCCTGGTGTCGCGCGCCGTCGACGCCCTGCTGGGCGTCGCCCTGTAG
- a CDS encoding PAC2 family protein has product MIELEGVPELIDPVMVAAFEGWNDAGDAASTAVAHLDREWKGEVFAALDAEDYYDFQVNRPTVFIDNGVRKIMWPTTRLSVVRVGGDKPRDLVLVRGIEPSMRWRSFCNELLGFAHELGVELVVILGALLGDTPHTRPVPISGTTSDPDLARRMDLEETKYEGPTGIVGVLQEACTHAGVPAVSLWAAVPHYVSQPPNPKATLALLNRLEDLIDVRVPLGELPEDARAWQVGVDQLAAEDSEVAEYVQTLEEARDTAELPEASGEAIAREFERYLRRRDGGGGPSGGHATADGGDVPPGPPGTSYLRDNPGGRTRPPKPPAAGGDDEDSPES; this is encoded by the coding sequence GTGATCGAGCTCGAGGGGGTTCCCGAGCTGATCGACCCGGTCATGGTGGCCGCGTTCGAGGGCTGGAACGATGCCGGCGACGCCGCCTCCACCGCGGTCGCGCATCTCGACAGGGAGTGGAAGGGCGAGGTGTTCGCGGCGCTGGACGCCGAGGACTACTACGACTTCCAGGTGAACCGCCCCACGGTGTTCATCGACAACGGCGTCCGCAAGATCATGTGGCCGACGACCAGGCTGTCGGTGGTCCGGGTCGGTGGCGACAAGCCGCGGGACCTGGTGCTGGTCCGGGGCATCGAACCGTCCATGCGCTGGCGCTCGTTCTGCAACGAGCTGCTGGGCTTCGCCCATGAGCTGGGCGTGGAGCTGGTGGTCATCCTGGGCGCCCTGCTGGGCGACACCCCGCACACGCGTCCGGTCCCGATCAGCGGGACCACCTCCGATCCCGACCTGGCGCGCCGCATGGACCTGGAGGAGACCAAGTACGAGGGCCCGACGGGCATCGTCGGCGTCCTGCAGGAGGCGTGCACGCACGCCGGTGTGCCGGCGGTGTCGCTGTGGGCCGCGGTGCCGCACTACGTGTCGCAGCCGCCGAACCCCAAGGCGACGCTGGCCCTCCTCAACCGCCTGGAGGACCTGATCGACGTGCGCGTCCCGCTGGGCGAGCTGCCCGAGGACGCGCGCGCCTGGCAGGTGGGCGTGGACCAGCTCGCCGCCGAGGACAGCGAGGTCGCCGAGTACGTCCAGACGCTGGAGGAGGCCCGGGACACCGCGGAGCTGCCGGAGGCGTCGGGTGAGGCGATCGCCCGGGAGTTCGAGCGGTATCTGCGGCGCCGGGACGGCGGGGGCGGGCCGTCCGGCGGGCACGCCACGGCGGACGGCGGCGACGTTCCCCCCGGTCCGCCCGGCACGTCGTATCTGCGGGACAACCCCGGCGGCCGGACCCGGCCGCCCAAGCCGCCCGCGGCGGGCGGGGACGACGAGGACTCCCCGGAGAGCTGA
- a CDS encoding glycerol-3-phosphate dehydrogenase/oxidase has translation MTTQSTLQSVPALGTRPASGSNPSRAETREQLSKASYDLLVIGGGILGISTAWHAAQAGLRVALVDAGDFAGATSSASSKLLHGGLRYLQTGAVKLVAENHFERRAVSRQVAPHLANPLTFYLPVYKGGPHGAAKLGAGVFAYSALSAFGDGVGHLLSPAKAQADVPELRTENLRAVAVYGDDQMNDARMALMTVRAAVESGAVVLNHAEVTGLRFTRGRVTGAELRDRLSGEEFGVNARLVLNATGPWVDHLRRMEDPNAAPSIRLSKGAHLVLKRTSPWKAALATPIDKYRITFALPWEDMLLLGTTDEEYEGDPADVAVNDKDIAQILDEAAFSIRDQQLDRELITYAFAGLRVLPGGPGSTAKAKRETVVTEGRGGMLSVAGGKWTTFRHIGRTVMKKLESLPGHPLGDDFEPISSLPRKLPLPGVANPRAVAHRLLVDHPAPGPRMAADTARHLATHYGSLAFDIARLANDDPALAERVHPDAPEIWAQVVWARDHEWAQTPDDVLRRRTTLTIRGLATDEVRAKVQDLLDRR, from the coding sequence ATGACCACTCAGTCCACCCTGCAGTCCGTGCCTGCCCTGGGGACGCGCCCGGCCTCCGGCTCGAACCCGAGCCGCGCCGAGACCAGGGAGCAGCTCTCCAAGGCGTCGTACGACCTCCTCGTGATCGGCGGCGGCATCCTCGGCATCTCCACCGCCTGGCACGCCGCGCAGGCCGGTCTCAGGGTGGCCCTGGTCGACGCCGGCGACTTCGCCGGCGCCACCTCCTCCGCCTCCTCCAAGCTGCTCCACGGCGGCCTGCGCTACCTGCAGACCGGCGCGGTGAAGCTGGTCGCGGAGAACCACTTCGAGCGCCGCGCGGTCTCCCGCCAGGTGGCCCCCCACCTGGCGAACCCGCTCACCTTCTACCTCCCCGTGTACAAGGGCGGGCCGCACGGCGCGGCCAAGCTCGGGGCGGGCGTCTTCGCCTACTCCGCGCTGTCGGCGTTCGGCGACGGCGTCGGCCACCTGCTCTCCCCCGCCAAGGCGCAGGCGGACGTCCCCGAGCTGCGCACCGAGAACCTCAGGGCCGTGGCCGTGTACGGCGACGACCAGATGAACGACGCGCGGATGGCGCTGATGACGGTCCGCGCGGCCGTCGAGTCGGGCGCCGTCGTCCTCAACCACGCCGAGGTCACCGGGCTGCGCTTCACCCGGGGCCGCGTCACCGGCGCCGAGCTGAGGGACCGTCTGTCCGGCGAGGAGTTCGGCGTGAACGCCCGGCTGGTGCTGAACGCGACCGGCCCCTGGGTCGACCACCTGCGCCGCATGGAGGACCCGAACGCCGCGCCGTCCATCCGCCTGTCGAAGGGCGCCCACCTGGTGCTGAAGCGGACGTCCCCGTGGAAGGCCGCGCTGGCGACCCCGATCGACAAGTACCGCATCACCTTCGCCCTCCCCTGGGAGGACATGCTGCTGCTCGGCACCACCGACGAGGAGTACGAGGGCGACCCGGCGGACGTCGCGGTCAACGACAAGGACATAGCCCAGATCCTGGACGAGGCCGCGTTCTCCATCCGCGACCAGCAGCTCGACCGGGAGCTGATCACCTACGCCTTCGCGGGTCTGCGCGTGCTGCCGGGCGGGCCCGGCAGCACGGCGAAGGCCAAGCGCGAGACGGTCGTCACCGAGGGCCGGGGCGGCATGCTGTCCGTCGCCGGCGGCAAGTGGACCACCTTCCGCCACATCGGCCGTACGGTGATGAAGAAGCTGGAGTCGCTGCCGGGCCACCCGCTGGGCGACGACTTCGAGCCGATCTCCTCCCTGCCGCGGAAGCTGCCGCTGCCGGGTGTCGCAAACCCCCGCGCGGTCGCCCACCGGCTCCTGGTGGACCACCCGGCGCCCGGCCCGCGCATGGCGGCCGACACCGCCCGGCACCTGGCCACCCACTACGGTTCGCTGGCGTTCGACATCGCCCGCCTGGCCAACGACGACCCCGCACTCGCCGAGCGCGTCCACCCCGACGCCCCGGAGATCTGGGCGCAGGTCGTCTGGGCCCGTGACCACGAGTGGGCCCAGACCCCGGACGACGTGCTGCGCCGCCGCACCACGCTGACCATCCGCGGCCTGGCCACCGACGAGGTCCGCGCCAAGGTGCAGGACCTGCTGGACCGGCGGTAG
- the glpK gene encoding glycerol kinase GlpK, whose product MTDAHTAGPFIAAIDQGTTSSRCIVFDRDGRIVSVDQKEHEQIFPRPGWVEHDANEIWANVQEVVAGAVAKAGITRDDIKAIGITNQRETTLVWDRHTGEPVHNAIVWQDTRTDALCRELARNVGQDRFRRETGLPLASYFAGPKARWLLDNVDGLRERAEAGDLLFGTMDTWVIWNLTGGVDGGRHVTDVTNASRTLLMNLHTMRWDERICESIGVPAQMLPEIRSSAEVYGEIRGGRLGELLGGVPVASALGDQQAALFGQTCFSEGETKSTYGTGTFMVMNTGDKLINSYSGLLTTVGYQIGDAKPVYALEGSIAVTGSLVQWMRDQMGLISTAAEIETLALSVEDNGGAYFVPAFSGLFAPYWRSDARGVIAGLTRYVTKAHLARAVLEATAWQTREIADAMTKDSGVELAALKVDGGMTSNNLLMQTLSDFLDAPVVRPMVAETTCLGAAYAAGLAVGFWNSTDDLRANWRRAAEWTPRMDAATRDREYKNWLKAVERTMGWIADEG is encoded by the coding sequence GTGACCGACGCCCACACCGCCGGCCCCTTCATCGCGGCGATCGACCAGGGCACGACCTCCTCCCGCTGCATCGTCTTCGACCGGGACGGCCGGATCGTCTCCGTCGACCAGAAGGAGCACGAGCAGATCTTCCCCAGGCCGGGCTGGGTCGAGCACGACGCCAACGAGATCTGGGCCAACGTCCAGGAGGTCGTCGCCGGAGCCGTCGCCAAGGCGGGCATCACCCGCGACGACATCAAGGCCATCGGCATCACCAACCAGCGCGAGACCACCCTCGTCTGGGACCGGCACACCGGCGAGCCCGTCCACAACGCCATCGTCTGGCAGGACACCCGCACCGACGCCCTGTGCCGGGAGCTGGCCCGCAACGTCGGCCAGGACCGGTTCCGCCGCGAGACCGGCCTGCCCCTGGCCTCCTACTTCGCCGGTCCCAAGGCCCGCTGGCTGCTCGACAACGTCGACGGCCTGCGCGAGCGCGCCGAGGCGGGCGACCTGCTCTTCGGCACCATGGACACCTGGGTCATCTGGAACCTGACCGGCGGTGTCGACGGCGGCCGGCACGTCACCGACGTCACCAACGCCTCCCGCACCCTGCTGATGAACCTGCACACCATGCGGTGGGACGAGCGGATCTGCGAGTCCATCGGCGTGCCGGCGCAGATGCTCCCCGAGATCCGCTCCTCCGCCGAGGTGTACGGCGAGATCCGGGGCGGCCGGCTGGGCGAGCTGCTCGGCGGCGTCCCCGTCGCCTCCGCGCTCGGCGACCAGCAGGCGGCCCTGTTCGGGCAGACCTGCTTCTCCGAGGGCGAGACCAAGTCGACGTACGGCACCGGCACCTTCATGGTGATGAACACCGGTGACAAGCTCATCAACTCCTACAGCGGGCTGCTGACGACCGTCGGCTACCAGATCGGCGACGCCAAGCCGGTCTACGCGCTGGAGGGCTCGATCGCCGTCACCGGTTCCCTGGTGCAGTGGATGCGGGACCAGATGGGGCTGATCTCCACCGCCGCCGAGATCGAGACCCTCGCCCTGTCGGTCGAGGACAACGGCGGCGCGTACTTCGTCCCGGCCTTCTCCGGGCTGTTCGCCCCGTACTGGCGCTCCGACGCCCGCGGCGTGATCGCCGGCCTGACCCGGTACGTCACCAAGGCGCACCTCGCGCGCGCCGTCCTGGAGGCCACCGCCTGGCAGACCCGGGAGATCGCCGACGCCATGACCAAGGACTCCGGCGTCGAGCTGGCCGCCCTCAAGGTCGACGGCGGCATGACCTCCAACAACCTGCTGATGCAGACCCTCTCGGACTTCCTGGACGCGCCCGTGGTGCGCCCGATGGTCGCCGAGACGACCTGCCTCGGCGCCGCCTACGCCGCCGGCCTCGCCGTCGGCTTCTGGAACAGCACCGACGACCTGCGCGCCAACTGGCGCCGGGCCGCCGAGTGGACCCCCCGCATGGACGCGGCGACCCGCGACCGTGAGTACAAGAACTGGCTCAAGGCCGTCGAGCGGACCATGGGCTGGATCGCCGACGAAGGCTGA
- a CDS encoding MIP/aquaporin family protein, translating to MSSSDIFIGETIGTAVLILLGGGVCAAVTLKASKARNAGWLAIAFGWGFAVMTAAYISAPLSGAHLNPAVTLGIALKDGEWGDVPTYLAGQILGAMIGAALVWVAYYGQFQAHLTDREIVGGPGAQDTAAKAVEAQEQGAGPVLGIFSTGPEIRHTVQNLATEIIGTFVLLLAILTQGLNDQGNGLGTLGVLITAFVVVSIGLSLGGPTGYAINPARDLGPRIVHALLPLPNKGGSDWGYAWIPIAGPLIGAAIAAGVYNVAFA from the coding sequence GTGTCCAGCTCCGACATCTTCATCGGCGAGACCATCGGTACCGCCGTGCTCATCCTGCTCGGCGGCGGGGTCTGCGCCGCCGTCACGCTCAAGGCCTCCAAGGCCCGCAACGCCGGCTGGCTCGCCATCGCCTTCGGGTGGGGTTTCGCCGTGATGACCGCGGCCTACATCTCGGCGCCGCTGTCCGGCGCCCACCTCAACCCGGCCGTGACCCTCGGCATCGCCCTCAAGGACGGCGAGTGGGGGGACGTCCCGACCTATCTGGCCGGGCAGATCCTCGGCGCCATGATCGGCGCGGCCCTGGTCTGGGTCGCCTACTACGGCCAGTTCCAGGCGCACCTGACCGACCGGGAGATCGTCGGCGGCCCCGGCGCGCAGGACACCGCGGCCAAGGCCGTCGAGGCGCAGGAGCAGGGCGCCGGCCCGGTGCTGGGCATCTTCTCCACCGGCCCCGAGATCCGCCACACGGTGCAGAACCTCGCCACGGAGATCATCGGCACCTTCGTCCTGCTGCTCGCCATCCTCACCCAGGGCCTGAACGACCAGGGCAACGGCCTCGGCACCCTGGGCGTCCTGATCACCGCCTTCGTCGTCGTCTCGATCGGCCTGTCCCTCGGCGGGCCGACCGGCTACGCGATCAACCCCGCCCGCGACCTCGGCCCGCGGATCGTGCACGCCCTCCTTCCCCTGCCCAACAAGGGCGGCTCCGACTGGGGGTACGCCTGGATCCCGATCGCCGGTCCGCTGATCGGCGCGGCGATCGCCGCAGGCGTGTACAACGTCGCGTTCGCTTAG
- a CDS encoding IclR family transcriptional regulator, translated as MARNIQSLERAAAMLRLLAGGERRLGLSDIASSLGLAKGTAHGILRTLQHEGFVEQDDASGRYQLGAELLRLGTTYLDVHELRARALVWADDLARSSGESVYLGVLHQQGVLIVHHVFRPDDSRQVLEIGAMQPLHSTALGKVLSAYDPVARSEAVESERKAFTDRTVCDPDGFEHILDLTRARGYAADVEETWEGVASIAAPIHDRRRMPVGAVGITGAVERLCRDGELRPELVAAVRDCARAVSRDLGAGRF; from the coding sequence ATGGCACGGAACATCCAGTCGCTCGAACGGGCGGCCGCGATGCTGCGGCTGCTCGCGGGCGGCGAGCGGCGGCTCGGCCTGTCGGACATCGCCTCCTCGCTGGGCCTCGCCAAGGGCACCGCGCACGGCATCCTGCGCACCCTCCAGCACGAGGGCTTCGTCGAGCAGGACGACGCGTCCGGCCGTTACCAGCTCGGCGCCGAGCTGCTGCGGCTGGGCACGACCTACCTCGACGTGCACGAGCTGCGGGCGCGCGCCCTGGTGTGGGCGGACGACCTGGCCCGCTCCAGCGGCGAGAGCGTCTACCTGGGCGTCCTGCACCAGCAGGGCGTCCTGATCGTGCATCACGTCTTCCGGCCCGACGACAGCCGGCAGGTCCTGGAGATCGGGGCGATGCAGCCGCTGCACTCCACGGCCCTGGGCAAGGTGCTGTCGGCGTACGACCCGGTGGCCCGCAGCGAGGCGGTGGAGTCCGAGCGCAAGGCGTTCACCGACCGGACCGTCTGCGACCCGGACGGCTTCGAGCACATCCTCGACCTCACGCGCGCGCGTGGCTACGCGGCGGACGTCGAGGAGACCTGGGAGGGCGTCGCCTCCATCGCGGCCCCCATCCACGACCGGCGGCGGATGCCGGTGGGCGCCGTCGGCATCACGGGCGCCGTCGAGCGGCTGTGCCGGGACGGCGAGCTGCGCCCCGAGCTGGTGGCGGCGGTGCGCGACTGCGCCCGGGCGGTCTCGCGGGACCTGGGCGCCGGGCGGTTCTGA
- the metH gene encoding methionine synthase, whose amino-acid sequence MASSPPTPSADSRTRVSALREALATRVVVADGAMGTMLQAQNPTLDDFQQLEGCNEVLNLTRPDIVRSVHEAYYAAGVDCVETNTFGANHSALGEYDIPDRVYELSEAGARVAREVADEFTAGDGRPRWVLGSMGPGTKLPTLGHAPYTTLRDAYQRNAEGLLAGGADALLVETTQDLLQTKAAVLGARRALRTAGLDAPLIVSVTVETTGTMLLGSEIGAALTALEPLGIDMIGLNCATGPAEMSEHLRYLSRHSRIPLSCMPNAGLPVLGKDGAHYPLTAPELADAQETFVREYGLSLVGGCCGTTPEHLRQVVERVRGVTPPPRDPQPEPGAASLYQSVPFRQDTSYLAIGERTNANGSKKFREAMLDGRWDDCVEMAREQIREGAHMLDLCVDYVGRDGVADMEELAGRFATASTLPIVLDSTEVEVLRAGLEKLGGRAVINSVNYEDGDGPESRFAKVTELAREHGAALIALTIDEEGQARTAEKKVEIAERLIADLTGTWGIHEEDILIDCLTFTICTGQEESRKDGIATIEAIRELKRRHPKVQTTLGLSNISFGLNPAARILLNSVFLDECVKAGLDSAIVHASKILPIARFDEEQVGTALDLIYDRRREGYDPLQRLMELFEGATAKSLKASKAEELAALPLDERLKRRIIDGERNGLEADLDEALARRPALEIVNETLLDGMKVVGELFGSGQMQLPFVLQSAEVMKTAVAYLEPHMEKTDEAGKGTIVLATVRGDVHDIGKNLVDIILSNNGYNVVNLGIKQPVSAILEAAEEHRADVIGMSGLLVKSTVIMKENLEELNQRGLAARFPVILGGAALTRAYVEQDLHEIYEGEVRYARDAFEGLRLMDALIGIKRGVPGAKLPELRQRRVKAAATAVAEERPEAGHVRSDVATDNPVPEPPFWGTRVVKGIQLKEYASWLDEGALFKGQWGLKQARTGEGPTYEELVETEGRPRLRGLLDRLQTENLLEAAVVYGYFPCVSKDDDLIVLDEGGNERTRFTFPRQRRGRRLCLADFFRPEESGERDVVGFQVVTVGSRIGTETARLFESNAYRDYLELHGLSVQLAEALAEYWHARVRAELGFAGEDPQEMQGMFELKYRGARFSLGYGACPDLEDRAKIADLLGPERIGVHLSEEFQLHPEQSTDAIVIHHPEAKYFNAR is encoded by the coding sequence ATGGCCTCGTCGCCGCCCACCCCTTCCGCCGACAGCCGGACCCGCGTGTCCGCCCTGCGAGAGGCGCTCGCCACCCGTGTGGTCGTCGCCGACGGGGCGATGGGCACCATGCTCCAGGCGCAGAACCCCACGCTGGACGACTTCCAGCAGCTCGAGGGGTGCAACGAGGTCCTGAACCTGACCCGGCCCGACATCGTCCGCTCGGTCCACGAGGCGTACTACGCCGCCGGTGTCGACTGCGTCGAGACCAACACCTTCGGCGCCAACCACTCCGCGCTCGGCGAGTACGACATCCCCGACCGGGTGTACGAGCTGTCCGAGGCCGGGGCCCGGGTGGCCCGCGAGGTGGCCGACGAGTTCACGGCCGGTGACGGCCGCCCGCGCTGGGTGCTGGGCTCCATGGGCCCCGGCACCAAGCTGCCCACCCTCGGCCACGCCCCGTACACCACCCTGCGCGACGCCTACCAGCGCAACGCCGAGGGCCTGCTCGCGGGCGGCGCCGACGCGCTGCTGGTGGAGACCACGCAGGACCTGCTGCAGACCAAGGCGGCCGTGCTCGGTGCCCGCCGCGCCCTGCGGACCGCCGGCCTGGACGCGCCGCTGATCGTATCGGTGACCGTCGAGACGACCGGCACCATGCTGCTGGGCTCGGAGATCGGCGCGGCCCTGACCGCGCTGGAGCCGCTCGGCATCGACATGATCGGCCTGAACTGCGCGACCGGCCCCGCCGAGATGAGCGAGCACCTGCGCTACCTCTCGCGCCACTCGCGCATCCCGCTGTCCTGTATGCCCAACGCCGGCCTGCCGGTCCTGGGCAAGGACGGCGCCCACTACCCGCTGACGGCGCCGGAGCTGGCGGACGCGCAGGAGACGTTCGTCCGGGAGTACGGACTGTCCCTGGTCGGCGGCTGCTGCGGTACGACGCCGGAGCACCTGCGGCAGGTCGTGGAGCGCGTCCGCGGCGTCACCCCGCCGCCGCGGGACCCGCAACCGGAGCCGGGCGCGGCCTCGCTCTACCAGAGCGTGCCGTTCCGGCAGGACACCTCCTACCTGGCGATCGGCGAGCGCACCAACGCCAACGGCTCCAAGAAGTTCCGCGAGGCCATGCTCGACGGCCGCTGGGACGACTGCGTGGAGATGGCCCGCGAGCAGATCCGCGAGGGCGCGCACATGCTCGACCTGTGCGTGGACTACGTGGGCCGCGACGGCGTGGCCGACATGGAGGAGCTGGCCGGCCGCTTCGCCACCGCCTCCACCCTGCCGATCGTGCTGGACTCCACCGAGGTGGAGGTCCTGCGGGCGGGCCTGGAGAAGCTGGGCGGCCGAGCGGTGATCAACTCGGTGAACTACGAGGACGGCGACGGGCCCGAGTCGCGGTTCGCCAAGGTCACCGAGCTCGCCAGGGAGCACGGCGCGGCGCTGATCGCGCTGACCATCGACGAGGAGGGCCAGGCCCGCACCGCGGAGAAGAAGGTCGAGATCGCCGAGCGGCTGATCGCGGACCTGACCGGCACCTGGGGCATCCACGAGGAGGACATCCTCATCGACTGCCTGACCTTCACCATCTGCACCGGTCAGGAGGAGTCCCGCAAGGACGGCATCGCCACCATCGAGGCGATCCGCGAGCTCAAGCGCCGCCACCCGAAGGTCCAGACCACGCTCGGCCTGTCGAACATCTCCTTCGGCCTCAACCCGGCCGCCCGCATCCTGCTCAACTCCGTCTTCCTGGACGAGTGTGTGAAGGCCGGCCTGGACTCCGCGATCGTCCACGCCTCCAAGATCCTGCCGATCGCCCGCTTCGACGAGGAGCAGGTCGGCACGGCGCTGGACCTGATCTACGACCGCCGCCGTGAGGGCTACGACCCGCTGCAGCGGCTGATGGAGCTGTTCGAGGGCGCCACCGCCAAGTCGCTGAAGGCGTCCAAGGCCGAGGAGCTGGCCGCCCTGCCGCTGGACGAGCGCCTCAAGCGCCGCATCATCGACGGCGAGCGCAACGGCCTGGAGGCCGACCTGGACGAGGCCCTCGCCCGGCGGCCCGCGCTGGAGATCGTCAACGAGACCCTGCTCGACGGCATGAAGGTGGTCGGCGAGCTGTTCGGCTCCGGCCAGATGCAGCTGCCGTTCGTGCTCCAGTCCGCCGAGGTGATGAAGACCGCGGTGGCCTACCTCGAGCCGCACATGGAGAAGACCGACGAGGCGGGCAAGGGCACGATCGTGCTGGCCACCGTGCGCGGCGACGTGCACGACATCGGCAAGAACCTCGTCGACATCATCCTGTCCAACAACGGCTACAACGTCGTCAACCTGGGCATCAAGCAGCCGGTCTCGGCGATCCTGGAGGCCGCCGAGGAGCACCGGGCCGACGTCATCGGCATGTCCGGGCTGCTGGTGAAATCCACGGTGATCATGAAGGAGAACCTGGAGGAGCTCAACCAGCGCGGTCTGGCGGCCAGGTTCCCGGTCATCCTCGGCGGCGCGGCCCTCACCCGCGCCTACGTCGAGCAGGACCTGCACGAGATCTACGAAGGCGAAGTCCGCTACGCCCGCGACGCGTTCGAGGGCCTGCGCCTGATGGACGCCCTCATCGGCATCAAGCGGGGCGTGCCCGGCGCCAAGCTGCCGGAGCTGAGGCAGCGCCGGGTCAAGGCGGCGGCGACGGCCGTGGCCGAGGAGCGGCCCGAGGCCGGGCACGTGCGGTCCGACGTGGCCACCGACAACCCGGTGCCCGAGCCCCCGTTCTGGGGCACGCGGGTGGTCAAGGGCATCCAGCTCAAGGAGTACGCGAGCTGGCTCGACGAGGGCGCCCTGTTCAAGGGCCAGTGGGGCCTGAAGCAGGCCCGCACCGGCGAGGGGCCGACGTACGAGGAGCTGGTCGAGACCGAGGGACGGCCCCGGCTGCGCGGTCTGCTGGACCGCCTCCAGACCGAGAACCTGCTGGAAGCGGCCGTCGTCTACGGCTACTTCCCGTGCGTGTCCAAGGACGACGACCTGATCGTCCTGGACGAGGGGGGCAACGAGCGCACCCGCTTCACCTTCCCCCGCCAGCGGCGCGGCCGGCGCCTGTGCCTGGCCGACTTCTTCCGCCCGGAGGAGTCCGGCGAGCGGGACGTCGTCGGCTTCCAGGTCGTCACCGTGGGCTCCCGGATCGGCACGGAGACCGCTCGCCTGTTCGAGTCCAACGCCTATCGGGACTACCTCGAACTGCACGGCCTGTCCGTGCAGTTGGCCGAGGCGCTCGCCGAGTACTGGCACGCGCGCGTGCGCGCCGAACTGGGCTTCGCGGGCGAGGACCCGCAGGAGATGCAGGGCATGTTCGAACTGAAGTACCGCGGCGCCCGTTTCTCCCTCGGGTACGGCGCCTGCCCCGACCTGGAGGACCGCGCCAAGATCGCCGACCTGCTCGGGCCGGAGCGCATCGGCGTCCACCTGTCGGAGGAGTTCCAGCTCCACCCCGAGCAGTCCACCGACGCCATCGTCATCCACCACCCGGAGGCGAAGTACTTCAACGCCCGCTGA